One genomic segment of Prochlorococcus marinus str. MIT 0919 includes these proteins:
- a CDS encoding DUF2555 domain-containing protein: protein MNHRNAVFEKSTPKITPEKLNQFDEDSIAILAKRLDQDDYPSPFDGLSDWHLLRALAIHRPELTLPYLHLIDQEPFDED from the coding sequence ATGAACCATCGTAATGCTGTCTTCGAAAAATCAACCCCAAAAATAACTCCAGAAAAATTAAACCAATTTGACGAAGATTCAATTGCAATATTAGCCAAGCGTTTAGATCAAGATGATTACCCAAGCCCTTTCGATGGTTTAAGTGACTGGCATCTCCTAAGAGCTCTAGCTATTCATCGTCCTGAACTAACTCTTCCATATTTACATCTCATTGATCAGGAACCATTTGATGAAGATTAA
- a CDS encoding DUF565 domain-containing protein, which yields MSKTFQRTGLNKNFSNAFITLELWAKNPWRRYSLISVIFLGSFALGSSLGMINGVLAMMDPVGAFFTVVFLELLVRLRMIWLKNKQASIILQIIDSSRIGLLYGLFMEGFKLL from the coding sequence ATGTCTAAGACATTTCAGAGAACAGGTTTAAATAAAAATTTTTCTAATGCATTCATAACTTTAGAGCTATGGGCAAAAAATCCATGGAGGAGGTATTCACTTATCTCAGTTATTTTTTTAGGATCTTTTGCTCTGGGAAGCTCGTTGGGCATGATTAATGGTGTTTTGGCAATGATGGATCCGGTTGGTGCTTTTTTTACTGTGGTTTTCTTAGAGTTATTAGTAAGATTGAGAATGATCTGGTTAAAGAACAAACAAGCTTCAATTATTCTTCAGATTATAGATAGTTCTCGTATTGGCTTGTTATATGGGTTGTTTATGGAAGGATTTAAGTTACTTTAA
- a CDS encoding aspartate carbamoyltransferase catalytic subunit, with protein sequence MSSWNHKHIIDLASFSLEDYQSVIELTNRFKAIPNSGARKLPALQGKCVAILFFEPSTRTRSSFELAAKRLSADVQNFSSSSSSLTKGETPLDTALTYVAMGADTLIIRHSCAGVPQQIASSLEKIGKSTSILNGGDGLHSHPSQALLDLFTLTNYFQPNQPEIKIMKGKKIAIVGDILHSRVARSNLWSLTGCGADVILCGPRSILPDDFKSFVKSPPPGQKLDPIKERGEIVISRSLKETLQESDAVITLRLQKERMNENLLTDINSYHREFGLSHKTLEWSDKNIPVLHPGPVNRDVEMSSELLDDNSICLIENQVANGIPTRMALLYLLMSS encoded by the coding sequence ATGAGCAGTTGGAACCACAAACATATTATTGACCTTGCAAGTTTCTCTTTAGAGGACTATCAAAGCGTTATTGAACTAACTAATAGGTTTAAAGCAATACCTAATTCTGGTGCAAGAAAGTTGCCCGCTCTTCAGGGTAAATGTGTTGCAATTTTATTTTTTGAACCAAGTACTAGAACCCGAAGCAGTTTTGAACTTGCCGCAAAACGTCTATCTGCTGATGTACAAAATTTTTCCAGTTCTAGTAGCTCATTAACCAAAGGAGAAACTCCACTTGATACCGCTCTTACATATGTTGCCATGGGAGCGGACACCTTAATTATTAGACATAGTTGCGCCGGTGTCCCTCAACAAATTGCTAGTTCACTAGAAAAAATAGGCAAGTCAACTTCAATCTTAAATGGAGGTGATGGTTTACATAGTCATCCAAGTCAAGCATTGCTTGATTTATTTACGCTCACTAATTATTTTCAACCAAATCAACCTGAAATAAAAATAATGAAAGGGAAAAAAATTGCAATAGTCGGAGATATTCTACATTCAAGAGTGGCAAGATCTAATCTTTGGAGTCTGACCGGCTGTGGTGCAGATGTAATCCTATGTGGGCCTAGAAGTATTCTCCCAGATGATTTTAAAAGCTTTGTAAAGTCACCTCCTCCTGGACAAAAGTTAGACCCTATTAAAGAAAGAGGGGAAATTGTAATTTCAAGATCACTAAAAGAGACTTTACAAGAATCAGATGCGGTTATAACTCTTAGGCTTCAAAAAGAAAGAATGAACGAAAATTTACTCACCGATATTAATTCCTACCATAGAGAGTTTGGCCTATCACATAAAACTCTTGAGTGGTCTGATAAGAATATTCCTGTTCTTCACCCTGGTCCTGTAAACAGAGATGTTGAAATGAGCAGTGAGCTGTTAGATGACAATTCTATTTGCCTAATTGAAAATCAAGTTGCAAATGGAATCCCAACCAGAATGGCACTTCTATATCTTCTTATGAGCTCATAA
- a CDS encoding DNA-3-methyladenine glycosylase, with translation MVAPDLIGCLLVKQETNGKHLWGVIVETEAYSEEEPACHGYHKRTDKNETLFGPPGHLYIYLTYGMYYCVNIVTDRSNWANGVLLRSVALPDEDERIASGPGLLAKRFGLNKDFDNTPISSGNRLWIAERPRSMQISKIINTTRIGISKAKELHWRWYLQNSRSISKRAKGDRCPPSSKAWQPIIEEGP, from the coding sequence TTGGTCGCTCCAGATTTAATAGGGTGTTTACTGGTAAAGCAGGAGACCAATGGCAAGCATTTGTGGGGAGTAATAGTAGAAACAGAGGCATACTCAGAAGAAGAGCCTGCATGCCATGGCTATCATAAAAGAACTGACAAGAATGAAACCCTTTTTGGTCCTCCAGGCCATTTATATATATATCTCACGTATGGTATGTATTACTGTGTGAACATAGTCACAGATAGATCTAATTGGGCTAACGGAGTTCTTCTCAGGTCTGTAGCCTTGCCAGATGAAGATGAAAGAATTGCTTCAGGTCCAGGATTGTTAGCTAAAAGGTTTGGGTTAAACAAAGATTTTGACAACACTCCAATATCATCAGGGAATAGATTATGGATTGCTGAACGCCCAAGAAGCATGCAAATTTCAAAGATTATCAATACAACAAGGATAGGAATTTCGAAAGCTAAAGAGTTACATTGGCGTTGGTATCTCCAAAACAGTAGAAGTATAAGTAAACGAGCCAAAGGAGACAGATGTCCTCCCTCTTCAAAAGCATGGCAACCTATAATTGAAGAAGGGCCATGA
- a CDS encoding creatininase family protein has translation MTNQYTSASDVSEDIYNSSRLALSSWPEVDEYLTKCKGIILPIGSTEQHGPTGAIGTDAMTAEAVALKVGKETGVLVAPTQSYGMAEHHLGFSGTMSLQPATLANVVHDLLLSLARHGFERVFLINGHGGNIATVKSAFAKVYKSIEDLNLPVASKFRCKIASWFMVPDVFREAKKLYGDREGQHATPSEIALTLFLEPGLVKKQRKLDEPSPSGPIYDYRDFRRRYPDGRMGSDPFLAESIHGQVLLEKASQALKQELSNFLED, from the coding sequence ATGACTAATCAATACACATCAGCTTCAGATGTTTCCGAAGACATTTATAACTCATCGCGTTTGGCCCTTTCTTCTTGGCCAGAAGTGGATGAGTATTTAACTAAATGCAAAGGCATTATTTTACCGATTGGCTCAACTGAACAGCATGGTCCTACAGGAGCAATAGGGACAGATGCTATGACAGCAGAAGCTGTGGCTTTGAAGGTTGGCAAGGAAACAGGTGTTTTGGTCGCCCCAACGCAATCTTATGGCATGGCTGAGCATCATTTAGGCTTTTCTGGAACAATGAGCTTGCAGCCTGCGACTTTGGCAAATGTAGTGCATGATCTTTTGCTATCACTCGCAAGACATGGATTCGAGAGGGTGTTTCTTATCAATGGACATGGAGGCAATATCGCAACAGTTAAATCTGCTTTTGCAAAGGTTTATAAAAGTATCGAAGATTTAAATTTGCCCGTTGCATCAAAGTTTAGGTGCAAAATTGCCAGTTGGTTTATGGTCCCAGATGTTTTTAGAGAAGCAAAAAAACTTTATGGCGATAGAGAAGGACAGCACGCAACTCCAAGCGAAATTGCGTTAACTCTCTTTTTAGAACCTGGATTAGTTAAAAAGCAACGAAAACTAGACGAGCCTTCGCCGTCAGGACCAATTTATGATTACCGAGATTTTCGAAGAAGATACCCTGATGGCAGAATGGGGTCTGACCCTTTTTTGGCCGAATCAATTCATGGTCAAGTTTTGCTAGAAAAAGCTTCTCAGGCTTTAAAGCAAGAGTTATCTAATTTCCTTGAAGACTAA
- the gatC gene encoding Asp-tRNA(Asn)/Glu-tRNA(Gln) amidotransferase subunit GatC, translated as MSKITSDDVRKVAKLARLDLPEDLVDTYTKQLEEILGYVAQLEQIDTDNIPPTTRAVEVTNVLREDLVQETNVREEIIDLAPNREEDFFRVPKILSE; from the coding sequence ATGAGCAAAATCACTTCAGACGATGTCCGCAAAGTTGCAAAGCTAGCAAGACTAGATTTGCCAGAAGACCTGGTCGACACTTACACAAAGCAGCTTGAAGAGATTTTGGGATATGTTGCACAATTAGAGCAAATTGATACTGACAATATCCCCCCAACTACAAGAGCAGTAGAAGTGACTAATGTTTTAAGAGAAGATTTAGTACAAGAAACGAACGTTCGAGAAGAAATTATAGATTTAGCACCTAATAGAGAAGAAGATTTCTTTCGTGTTCCTAAGATTTTATCTGAGTAA
- the crtR gene encoding beta-carotene hydroxylase has protein sequence MNQILDSSLKEVSTKSKSSAFWQKAIHEYLDPPARLNPTLGLFLGGYCLAVLTIWQWYKGDWPLPVLVALAFLSLHMEGTVIHDACHKAAHPNKWINQAMGHGAAILLGFSFPVFTRVHLQHHSHVNDPKNDPDHIVSTFGPVWLIAPRFFYHEYFFFQRKLWRRYELMQWGIERSIFISIVLAGIKFDFMNIIYNLWFGPALMVGVTLGIFFDYLPHRPFLARNKWKNARVYPSRIMNILIMGQNYHLIHHLWPSIPWFEYKPAYERTKPLLDLKGSPQRIGIFETKSDGYNFLYDVFLGIRSHKKDRSKMRPLAKILPTYRLRKNWISLIRRTALTPKN, from the coding sequence ATGAATCAGATATTAGATTCTTCTCTCAAAGAAGTTTCAACCAAATCTAAGTCTTCTGCTTTTTGGCAAAAGGCAATTCACGAGTACCTGGATCCTCCAGCCCGATTAAACCCAACACTAGGACTATTTCTTGGTGGTTACTGCCTTGCAGTATTAACTATTTGGCAATGGTATAAAGGTGATTGGCCTTTACCTGTCTTAGTTGCCTTGGCATTCCTTTCATTACATATGGAAGGAACAGTTATTCATGATGCGTGTCATAAAGCTGCTCACCCAAACAAATGGATCAACCAAGCCATGGGCCATGGTGCTGCTATTTTGCTGGGTTTTAGTTTCCCTGTTTTCACAAGAGTTCATCTTCAACATCACTCACACGTAAATGACCCAAAAAATGACCCTGACCATATCGTTAGTACTTTTGGTCCAGTTTGGTTAATCGCTCCAAGATTTTTCTACCACGAATATTTTTTCTTTCAAAGAAAACTTTGGAGACGTTATGAACTTATGCAATGGGGTATTGAACGTTCAATATTTATATCAATAGTTCTAGCAGGAATTAAATTTGATTTTATGAATATTATTTATAACTTATGGTTTGGACCAGCACTAATGGTTGGAGTCACTCTAGGGATATTTTTTGATTACTTGCCTCACAGACCTTTCTTAGCGAGGAATAAGTGGAAAAACGCAAGAGTTTATCCTAGTAGAATAATGAATATTCTAATAATGGGACAAAATTATCATCTAATACATCATTTATGGCCATCTATCCCATGGTTTGAATATAAACCAGCATATGAGCGTACAAAACCCCTTTTAGATTTAAAAGGATCTCCTCAAAGAATTGGTATATTTGAAACAAAATCTGATGGGTATAATTTTCTATATGATGTTTTTCTAGGTATCCGAAGTCATAAAAAAGATAGAAGCAAGATGAGACCCTTGGCAAAAATTCTACCCACTTATCGTTTACGAAAAAACTGGATTAGTTTAATTAGGAGAACAGCTCTTACTCCAAAGAATTAA
- the ileS gene encoding isoleucine--tRNA ligase, with amino-acid sequence MNQDKHRSENARPSYKDSLNLLKTSFGMRANATLREPELQKFWATKGIDFDLGRGNPGPIFTLHDGPPYANGALHMGHALNKVLKDIINKFHIMLGYKVRFIPGWDCHGLPIELKVLQTLTQEQRKELTPFKLRKKAAAYANKQIASQMEGFKRWGVWADWGNPYLTLKKEYESAQIQLFGEMALKGYVYRGLKPVHWSPSSRTALAEAELEYPEGHVSQSIYVGFPITKLPNQLVKSLREQGLEFSYQENKVNKKLQVAIWTTTPWTLPANSAVAVNANLEYSFVKDILDGKILIIASQLLEEVAVNTDIKLDKLATFKGKQLEGILYQNPLFNRISPVVIGGNYITTESGTGLVHTAPGHGIDDFKTGKENNLDVFCPVNERGIFTSEAGKFEGLNVLVDANNEIINALKTSGFLLKEKPYTHKYPYDWRTKKPTIFRATEQWFASVEGFRSDALNAIEQVQWLPESGKNRIKSMVRERGDWCISRQRTWGVPIPVFYRRDNKEVLLNKETLDHIKNLFAIHGADIWWELDESELLPPSFASQANQWRKGMDTMDVWFDSGSSWAAVTSKKDALNYPADLYLEGSDQHRGWFQSSLLTSVAANSKAPYKSVLTHGFALDENGRKMSKSLGNIIDPSVIINGGSNKKIEPAYGADVLRLWVSSVDYSVDVPIGSNILKQLSDVYRKVRNTARYLLGNLHDFDPMKDSIEVKDLPILDRWMLQRTSEVIDEVTISFKNYEFSKFFQLLQSYCVVDLSNFYLDIAKDRLYVSAPNDKRRKSCQTVMALIIERLAGLIAPVLCHMAEDIWQNIPYILPEASVFERGWPTSPGDWKDESLSEPISLIRKLRTSVNRALEECRNNQQLGSSLQASVRFETNNSSILEAIEFINNNGHSDVDNIRDWLLVSQFQIGGEPWAEVLTSLDFEFGTIEISNARGIKCERCWHYENDIGNSPNHLTICGRCIDVVNRIGFNQ; translated from the coding sequence GTGAACCAGGATAAGCATAGGAGCGAGAATGCTCGACCTTCCTACAAAGACTCTCTAAACCTTCTAAAGACAAGCTTTGGAATGAGAGCTAATGCAACTCTTAGGGAACCTGAGCTTCAAAAATTTTGGGCGACTAAAGGGATTGATTTTGATTTGGGAAGAGGTAATCCAGGCCCAATTTTCACTTTGCATGATGGACCACCATATGCCAATGGTGCACTGCATATGGGCCATGCACTTAATAAGGTTCTTAAAGACATAATTAATAAATTTCATATAATGCTTGGCTATAAGGTTCGTTTTATTCCAGGTTGGGATTGCCATGGTCTTCCTATTGAATTAAAAGTTCTTCAAACACTTACTCAAGAACAAAGAAAAGAATTAACCCCATTTAAATTAAGGAAGAAGGCTGCAGCATATGCAAATAAACAAATTGCTTCCCAGATGGAAGGGTTTAAAAGGTGGGGCGTATGGGCCGATTGGGGTAATCCATATTTAACTCTTAAAAAAGAGTATGAGTCTGCACAGATTCAACTGTTCGGAGAAATGGCACTAAAAGGGTATGTGTATCGCGGATTGAAACCAGTTCATTGGAGTCCTAGTTCAAGAACGGCTTTAGCAGAGGCAGAGTTGGAATATCCAGAAGGTCATGTTAGCCAAAGTATTTATGTTGGATTTCCTATTACTAAGCTTCCTAATCAGCTAGTTAAAAGTCTTAGAGAACAGGGCCTTGAATTCTCATACCAAGAAAATAAGGTAAATAAAAAACTGCAAGTTGCAATTTGGACTACTACACCATGGACTCTTCCAGCTAATAGTGCTGTAGCAGTAAATGCAAATCTTGAGTACTCTTTTGTTAAAGATATTTTAGATGGAAAAATATTAATCATTGCTTCTCAACTCTTGGAGGAAGTGGCTGTAAATACAGATATTAAATTGGATAAACTTGCTACATTTAAAGGTAAACAGCTAGAAGGCATTCTTTATCAAAACCCATTATTTAATAGAATAAGCCCAGTTGTAATTGGTGGTAATTACATTACAACTGAGTCTGGCACTGGACTTGTTCATACTGCACCTGGTCATGGAATTGATGATTTCAAAACAGGTAAAGAGAATAATTTGGATGTGTTTTGCCCTGTTAATGAAAGAGGTATATTTACCTCTGAAGCAGGTAAGTTTGAGGGCTTAAATGTATTGGTAGATGCTAACAATGAGATTATCAATGCATTAAAGACATCAGGATTCTTATTAAAGGAGAAACCATACACTCATAAATACCCTTATGATTGGAGAACTAAAAAACCAACTATTTTTAGAGCTACTGAGCAATGGTTTGCTTCTGTTGAAGGTTTTAGAAGTGATGCATTAAATGCAATAGAACAGGTTCAATGGCTTCCTGAGTCTGGAAAGAACAGGATTAAATCTATGGTACGAGAAAGAGGTGACTGGTGCATATCTAGACAACGCACTTGGGGTGTACCTATACCAGTTTTTTATAGGCGAGATAATAAAGAAGTTCTTCTGAATAAAGAAACTCTTGACCATATAAAAAATCTTTTTGCAATTCATGGCGCAGATATTTGGTGGGAATTAGATGAGTCAGAATTATTACCACCCTCATTTGCATCTCAAGCAAATCAGTGGCGTAAAGGCATGGATACTATGGATGTTTGGTTTGATTCAGGATCAAGTTGGGCGGCAGTTACAAGTAAAAAAGATGCTCTTAATTATCCTGCTGATTTGTACTTAGAAGGATCTGACCAACACCGTGGTTGGTTCCAGTCTTCATTATTAACCTCAGTAGCAGCAAATAGTAAGGCCCCATATAAATCTGTTCTTACTCATGGATTTGCTTTAGATGAAAATGGTAGGAAAATGAGTAAATCATTGGGCAATATTATTGATCCTTCAGTAATTATTAATGGTGGCTCTAATAAAAAGATTGAACCTGCATATGGGGCCGATGTCCTTAGACTATGGGTCAGCTCAGTTGATTATTCAGTTGATGTTCCTATAGGTTCTAATATATTAAAACAACTTTCTGATGTTTATAGAAAAGTAAGAAATACAGCTAGGTATCTTTTGGGAAACTTGCATGATTTTGACCCTATGAAAGATTCAATTGAAGTAAAGGATTTGCCGATTTTGGATAGATGGATGCTTCAAAGAACTTCTGAAGTTATTGATGAAGTTACTATATCATTTAAAAACTATGAATTTTCAAAATTCTTTCAATTATTGCAAAGCTATTGTGTCGTCGACTTATCAAATTTTTATTTAGATATAGCTAAAGATAGACTTTATGTTAGTGCGCCAAATGATAAGAGGAGAAAATCTTGCCAGACTGTAATGGCTTTAATAATTGAGAGACTAGCTGGATTAATAGCACCAGTTTTGTGTCACATGGCAGAAGATATTTGGCAAAATATTCCTTATATATTGCCAGAAGCTTCTGTATTTGAAAGAGGATGGCCAACATCACCAGGAGATTGGAAAGATGAATCTTTAAGTGAACCTATTTCTTTGATTAGAAAATTGAGAACTTCAGTGAATCGTGCGTTAGAAGAATGTAGAAATAATCAGCAATTAGGTTCATCTCTACAAGCTAGTGTACGCTTTGAAACTAATAACTCTTCTATCTTAGAGGCTATCGAATTTATTAATAATAATGGTCATTCAGATGTTGACAATATAAGAGATTGGTTGCTTGTTTCACAGTTTCAAATAGGGGGTGAGCCATGGGCAGAAGTCTTAACTAGCTTAGATTTTGAATTTGGTACTATTGAAATATCTAATGCAAGAGGTATTAAGTGTGAAAGGTGCTGGCATTATGAAAATGATATAGGGAATTCTCCAAATCATTTAACAATATGTGGGCGGTGTATAGATGTAGTAAACAGAATAGGTTTTAATCAGTAG
- a CDS encoding DUF3177 family protein, which translates to MIELTFHTLVWLTYKLGATFAFGLPLTLLIWANIKKETSIIRLLSIYWKIASLIPISILLITGDRAIGYLTSLASPLLLIISVWFWVDLNEELADLPPWKPLGVIVKVWRWIISFYGLLYLAISLKSLSCIQSITEPKCFALQEAPDQFHLLIKNLFNFLFGAAWTEAIAAFTGYLALIVYVVGLIQWILIRLPKQGRIAGGF; encoded by the coding sequence ATGATAGAGCTTACATTCCACACTCTTGTTTGGCTAACCTACAAACTAGGAGCTACCTTTGCTTTTGGACTGCCTTTAACGCTATTAATTTGGGCCAATATAAAAAAAGAAACCTCTATAATCAGGTTATTATCAATTTACTGGAAAATAGCTAGCCTAATTCCAATAAGTATTCTTCTCATTACTGGAGATCGAGCTATAGGCTATTTAACTTCTTTAGCCTCTCCCTTGCTTTTAATAATATCAGTATGGTTCTGGGTAGACCTAAATGAAGAGTTGGCAGATCTTCCTCCTTGGAAGCCCTTGGGAGTAATAGTCAAAGTTTGGAGGTGGATAATAAGTTTCTATGGATTGCTTTATCTAGCTATTAGTTTAAAAAGCTTATCTTGCATTCAATCTATAACAGAGCCAAAATGTTTTGCACTCCAAGAAGCACCGGATCAATTCCACCTGCTAATAAAGAATTTATTTAACTTCCTGTTTGGAGCAGCTTGGACAGAAGCAATAGCTGCTTTCACAGGTTACCTAGCTCTAATTGTTTATGTTGTAGGACTGATTCAATGGATACTTATTCGCCTGCCAAAACAAGGAAGAATTGCTGGAGGTTTTTAA